Proteins encoded together in one Anaerococcus murdochii window:
- a CDS encoding MFS transporter, producing MKTREFRPFSKKDQIGYIAGDMAGSFVNLTMDAFFLVFCTYVLKVDPKFMSGLFLFARLFDAINDPIIGSLPDRFSIGKSGDKFKPFIKIAMWPLAISILLGFFDVTRLGFSTTATHIWVAFTYILYGMSYTGTSMPFGAMATVVTLDPTERSKLSVARAIGGMAIGYGFLSIIPMFIWDANKNPNPNGYMTVAIIAALGCIIFYYILCSLTQERYAHLAHKASDGKSDYSFKDVIGQAFKNRAMIGIMFASIGSLIYITGNSQFGGFIFKEFYQAPKMQSVAMYVQLPVTIAMFFIVPKMQAKFGKRNLLLAMLTWNFALSLFIFLKPLENVMAYIILNALANLGQVTFIMVVWAFVADAIDYHEYKFNSRNDGTLYSIYTFARKIGSTLASFGATAALAAIGFIATAETQSPETISAIRYLGTSIPLIASIIEIIGMKFIWNLTREDSEEITKALREAE from the coding sequence ATGAAAACAAGAGAATTTAGACCTTTTAGTAAAAAGGATCAGATAGGATATATAGCAGGAGATATGGCGGGTTCCTTTGTAAACCTAACCATGGATGCTTTCTTCCTAGTATTTTGTACTTATGTATTAAAGGTAGACCCGAAATTCATGTCAGGTCTATTCCTATTTGCTAGACTTTTTGATGCAATCAACGACCCAATTATAGGATCTTTGCCAGATAGGTTTTCTATCGGAAAGAGCGGAGATAAATTTAAACCTTTTATTAAAATCGCCATGTGGCCACTAGCTATATCCATTCTTTTAGGATTTTTTGATGTTACAAGATTAGGATTTTCTACAACAGCAACCCATATTTGGGTAGCCTTTACCTATATTCTTTATGGAATGAGCTATACAGGTACATCCATGCCATTTGGAGCCATGGCTACAGTAGTAACTCTTGACCCAACAGAAAGATCAAAGCTATCTGTAGCTAGAGCTATCGGTGGAATGGCAATCGGATATGGATTTTTATCTATAATACCAATGTTTATTTGGGATGCCAACAAGAACCCTAACCCAAACGGTTATATGACAGTAGCAATAATAGCAGCCCTAGGTTGTATAATTTTCTACTACATACTTTGTTCCCTAACCCAAGAAAGATATGCCCACCTAGCCCACAAGGCAAGTGATGGAAAAAGCGATTATTCATTCAAAGATGTAATAGGCCAAGCCTTCAAAAATAGAGCGATGATCGGCATCATGTTTGCTTCAATCGGATCATTAATTTATATAACAGGAAACTCTCAATTTGGTGGTTTTATCTTTAAGGAATTCTACCAAGCACCAAAGATGCAATCAGTTGCCATGTATGTTCAATTACCAGTAACAATTGCAATGTTCTTCATAGTGCCAAAGATGCAAGCGAAATTTGGAAAGAGAAATCTCCTTTTAGCCATGCTTACATGGAACTTTGCCCTATCTCTATTTATATTTTTAAAACCACTTGAAAATGTAATGGCCTACATCATCCTTAACGCCCTAGCCAATCTTGGTCAGGTTACCTTCATAATGGTAGTTTGGGCCTTTGTTGCAGATGCTATCGACTATCACGAATATAAATTTAATTCTAGAAATGATGGAACCCTTTATTCTATCTACACCTTTGCTAGAAAAATCGGTTCAACCCTTGCAAGTTTCGGAGCAACAGCTGCCCTTGCTGCCATAGGTTTTATTGCTACAGCTGAAACTCAAAGTCCAGAAACTATATCCGCAATCAGGTACCTAGGTACATCTATACCTTTAATTGCCTCTATAATAGAGATAATCGGAATGAAGTTTATCTGGAATTTGACCAGAGAAGACTCTGAAGAGATTACAAAAGCCTTAAGAGAGGCAGAATGA
- a CDS encoding amidohydrolase family protein has protein sequence MRKIDIHVHTSKDPGHTINGQELINKDQMLESMEKRGIDKSVLMSSSAKKSDLLSNDELRQICQESDRFYYMSMVDFEQDINKQLEREKDLGSIGIGELVYNKAFNSPEIFKVLEEAEKLKMPVLFHMSPQIGKYYGVYDLKGLPYLEEALKRFENLIFIGHSQAFWCEISKYDDKDPAYRDSYPKGPVEEGRIGGLMRKYQNLYADLSANSGANAIMRDKDYGISFIKEFSDRLFFGTDTFNKDQEFPLDSYLEKLGQEGLIDKEDLEKIYYKNFERVFKINE, from the coding sequence ATGAGAAAAATAGATATCCATGTCCATACTTCTAAGGACCCTGGCCACACGATAAATGGCCAAGAACTAATAAACAAAGACCAAATGCTAGAATCAATGGAGAAAAGGGGGATAGATAAATCTGTTCTCATGTCCTCCTCAGCTAAGAAATCGGATTTGCTATCAAATGATGAACTTAGACAAATTTGCCAAGAGTCTGATAGATTCTACTATATGTCTATGGTTGATTTTGAACAAGATATTAACAAACAGCTAGAAAGAGAAAAGGATCTAGGCTCGATTGGCATAGGAGAACTTGTTTATAACAAAGCCTTCAATAGTCCTGAAATTTTCAAAGTTTTAGAAGAGGCTGAAAAATTAAAAATGCCAGTTTTATTTCACATGAGTCCACAAATTGGCAAATACTATGGAGTTTATGATTTAAAAGGCCTGCCTTACCTGGAAGAAGCCCTTAAAAGATTTGAAAATCTAATCTTTATAGGCCATTCTCAAGCCTTTTGGTGTGAGATTTCTAAGTATGACGACAAAGACCCAGCCTACAGAGATTCTTATCCAAAAGGGCCAGTTGAAGAAGGTAGGATAGGTGGGCTTATGAGAAAATACCAAAATCTCTATGCAGACTTATCTGCTAACAGTGGAGCTAATGCTATCATGAGAGATAAAGATTATGGTATATCTTTTATCAAAGAATTTTCAGACAGGTTATTTTTTGGAACAGACACCTTTAATAAGGACCAAGAATTCCCACTTGATTCTTACCTTGAAAAGCTAGGTCAAGAAGGATTAATAGATAAAGAAGATTTGGAAAAAATTTATTATAAAAATTTTGAAAGAGTTTTTAAAATTAATGAATAA
- a CDS encoding alpha/beta hydrolase, whose protein sequence is MIEKNSDLYPNLGLSDIIEMLNKNDRKRLANASYSTDGVKILSDLSYKDDGDLYHNFDIYYGNSSGNLLPTVVNVHGGGLVYGTKEICKQACVYMAKFGFNVANINYRLLPDVTFRDQIKDVLDGIAYIYDNAYKLNLNPEKIFLTSDSAGSFLTLGAYALMKDENFREIFDIKAKDIAISGMALISPMIGLLKSGSLSLINEPARRGLNEKQIPFTDDILKALTDTILLPTIITTSEEDFIRDQALSIKNFLDDKNIKNIFLDFKKTDSHPLGHGFAITHPDLEESGQVFGEIKDLFKKL, encoded by the coding sequence ATGATTGAAAAAAATTCGGACCTGTATCCTAATTTGGGTCTTAGTGATATTATTGAAATGTTGAATAAAAATGACCGTAAGCGTCTGGCGAATGCTTCTTATTCTACTGATGGGGTCAAAATCCTTTCTGACCTTTCCTATAAGGATGATGGGGATTTGTACCATAATTTTGATATTTATTATGGCAATTCTTCCGGAAATCTCCTTCCTACTGTGGTTAATGTCCACGGTGGTGGGCTTGTTTATGGGACTAAGGAAATTTGCAAACAGGCTTGTGTTTATATGGCTAAGTTTGGTTTTAATGTTGCCAATATAAACTACAGGCTTTTGCCTGATGTGACTTTTAGGGACCAAATCAAGGATGTCCTTGACGGAATTGCCTATATTTACGACAATGCTTACAAATTAAATCTAAATCCCGAAAAAATTTTTCTGACTTCTGATTCGGCTGGTTCTTTTTTGACTCTGGGAGCTTATGCCCTTATGAAGGATGAAAATTTCAGGGAAATTTTTGACATCAAGGCTAAAGACATTGCAATTTCAGGAATGGCTTTGATTTCTCCTATGATAGGCCTTTTAAAATCTGGTTCTCTTTCTCTCATAAATGAACCTGCAAGACGCGGCCTAAATGAAAAGCAAATCCCTTTTACAGATGACATTTTAAAGGCTCTTACAGATACAATTTTGCTGCCAACCATCATTACAACTAGCGAGGAAGACTTTATCAGGGACCAGGCTCTGTCTATAAAAAATTTCCTAGATGATAAAAATATTAAAAATATCTTCCTAGATTTCAAAAAAACTGATTCCCATCCACTGGGTCACGGCTTTGCCATCACCCACCCTGACCTTGAAGAAAGTGGCCAGGTTTTCGGTGAAATTAAGGATCTTTTCAAAAAACTTTAA
- a CDS encoding BglG family transcription antiterminator has translation MNHNDEILLDFLKKQKSYISIDEICDSTNLSRRTIYNCLDRIEEHFRNKSISYKIHKKYGEGIKLEMFTNSEYDQTLNLIIIDLLNDNLKTISSIMSSYYLSYYSANKYLLEIKNIFASYKIDLDIREKIGIVIEDKFSNKYDLLRDVLIKSPNDETFDKLFQKILDKIDIDKINSIIYVFSIKYNIDKKIHRLLKAHIYYIINKNLDNSEKLRDSHYQHYATSMFNLMKLHYIVLNKNQIANYLIGVFKKIDLSSYFIYDEKIIINANNFINLLKDHLSYANNNYLFDSKEKEELIRKHLLLMFSRIKKGEKIDNPVYDDIIKKQAFYFNEIMNVAEDFYDLYNINIPLYEIAYIVIYILSFEKDSVQKQKAVIVSDFRSGLNQYLKTVLESNLNWIDFEKILTYREFINQDFNDYLVFSTIDLGAVDYFKIPISNDNSFDVRDLKKDVYIENKFINILNKDTSSFNLDIDNKYDVLKYIADVLLEKGLVNENYFESLLKREELESTEIGKKFALVHGNQKYIKNSSLSFIKLRKPIKWKVDKVQYIFVIAARADDYSKYSMKEFFKIINLVLNNGDLEAIDNYEDLVNLFFKYIL, from the coding sequence TTGAATCACAACGATGAAATCTTATTAGATTTTTTAAAAAAACAAAAATCATATATAAGCATAGATGAAATCTGTGATTCAACAAACTTGTCAAGAAGAACAATTTATAATTGCTTAGATAGGATAGAGGAACATTTTAGAAATAAGTCAATTTCATATAAAATTCACAAAAAGTATGGAGAAGGTATAAAGCTTGAAATGTTCACTAATAGTGAATATGACCAGACTCTAAACCTAATAATTATCGACCTACTAAATGATAATTTAAAAACTATATCGTCTATCATGTCCTCTTACTACCTATCTTATTACTCTGCAAACAAGTATTTGCTCGAAATAAAAAATATTTTTGCTTCCTATAAGATAGATTTGGATATCAGAGAAAAAATAGGAATTGTTATAGAAGATAAATTCTCAAATAAGTATGACTTGCTTAGAGATGTACTTATTAAGTCCCCTAATGATGAAACATTTGACAAACTATTTCAAAAGATACTGGATAAAATTGATATAGATAAGATAAATTCAATAATTTATGTTTTTTCTATAAAATATAATATCGATAAGAAAATTCACAGATTATTAAAGGCGCATATCTATTATATAATAAATAAAAACTTGGATAATTCGGAAAAGCTTAGGGATTCACACTATCAGCATTATGCAACAAGCATGTTCAACCTTATGAAGCTTCATTACATAGTGTTAAACAAAAATCAGATAGCTAACTACTTAATAGGAGTATTTAAGAAAATAGATTTAAGTTCTTATTTTATTTACGACGAAAAAATAATTATAAATGCTAATAATTTTATAAACCTTCTCAAAGACCATCTCTCCTACGCTAATAATAACTATTTATTCGATTCGAAAGAAAAAGAAGAATTAATCCGCAAACACCTTCTTCTAATGTTTTCGAGGATAAAAAAGGGAGAAAAAATAGATAACCCAGTTTACGATGATATCATAAAAAAACAAGCGTTTTATTTCAATGAAATTATGAATGTAGCTGAGGATTTCTACGATTTATATAATATCAACATCCCACTCTATGAAATTGCTTATATTGTTATATACATACTAAGTTTTGAGAAAGACAGTGTCCAAAAACAAAAAGCAGTTATCGTTTCAGATTTCAGAAGCGGACTTAACCAATATTTAAAAACAGTCTTAGAATCAAATCTTAACTGGATTGACTTTGAAAAAATTTTAACCTATAGAGAGTTTATAAACCAAGACTTTAACGACTATCTAGTATTTTCAACTATTGATCTAGGAGCAGTAGATTATTTTAAAATACCAATCAGCAATGATAATAGCTTTGATGTAAGAGATTTGAAAAAAGATGTATATATAGAGAATAAGTTCATAAATATCTTAAATAAGGATACCTCTAGTTTTAATTTAGATATTGATAACAAATATGATGTTCTAAAATATATTGCAGATGTACTTTTAGAAAAAGGTCTGGTTAATGAAAATTATTTTGAATCTCTTTTAAAAAGAGAAGAACTTGAGTCAACCGAGATTGGCAAGAAATTTGCTTTAGTCCACGGCAATCAGAAATATATAAAAAATAGTTCCCTATCATTCATTAAACTTAGAAAACCAATCAAATGGAAGGTAGACAAAGTTCAATATATTTTTGTTATAGCTGCTAGAGCTGATGATTATAGCAAATATTCTATGAAAGAATTTTTCAAAATAATAAATCTAGTATTAAATAATGGAGACTTAGAAGCAATTGATAATTATGAAGATCTTGTAAACTTATTTTTTAAATATATATTGTAG
- a CDS encoding glycoside hydrolase family 38 N-terminal domain-containing protein, with product MNKVNVIAHTHWDREWYFTSQRSEIYSTFVFDEILDFLDENQEFHSFLLDGQTSIIDDYLKFRPEKEELVKKLVKEKRLITGPWYTQTDTLVISGESILRNLLYGIKDSSKYGGYQKIGYLPDSFGMSAQLPMLFNQFNLKYAVFRRGIADHLLKDREFIWKSNSGDKIKSFNIYHYGVMAYPPNDANEEYFNELISKLEKFGNREPYILFNGEDQKPVRKNLQKLNEASGMDIKIASLEDSLDELFEANKDNLKEYSGEFTFGQFSRTHKSIFSTRADLKNKNNFLERLISHKLEPLMSLAYNLGLRYESEIIEKIWRLMLDNSAHDSIGMCNSDLTNKFIENRYDIAYDYASNLIDLICRRIGDRIQPKDFSFQAYNLSPNKRDDFIKFEILVPFENFEIKRDGKNIDYLILSREDFTDDLKKSQKEIGVNNEESSNLNNYNRLNKFEVLIFDSFLPMGYQTYDIIESKELKECEIKKTSCDYIENEFYKIVLEDNGHIKVVGDSNISEIYLENNGDEGDSYDYSSPSKDLYINEGTVDNVRVEKNIFFEKLSFNLKRILPSNLKDREKGILNANLVSKIDITLYKGKKFIEVSQETTNQIHEHRDRLVVASKISSDYSLSDNQFSTIIREVDYNKYSNWKDEKWDEKPRGIEPMISFAGLDSDKTVQVVSDGVREYEILDHSKIALTTFRSIPYLGKENLNDRPGRASGVYKKELGHEMMSKTIKTNFYIRDCDKNYYDMHKFAHDALNKPFAYQAGEILDNTNNFVIPKDHKALDKDYSLLEVEGNVIFSTLKKEEYGDKLLLRLYNPNIDKEEEYKIKGKTYNTFLADELTELERTNVIKASDLANLKLN from the coding sequence ATGAATAAAGTAAATGTTATAGCTCATACCCATTGGGATAGAGAATGGTATTTTACATCTCAAAGGTCTGAGATTTATTCAACATTTGTTTTTGATGAAATTCTTGATTTTCTTGATGAAAATCAAGAATTTCATTCTTTTTTACTGGATGGACAAACATCTATAATAGATGATTACCTAAAATTCCGTCCCGAAAAAGAAGAATTAGTAAAAAAACTTGTTAAAGAAAAAAGACTAATTACAGGCCCTTGGTACACTCAAACTGATACCCTTGTAATTTCAGGAGAAAGTATATTAAGAAACCTTCTTTATGGTATAAAAGATTCTAGTAAATATGGTGGATATCAAAAAATCGGATACCTTCCTGATAGCTTTGGTATGAGTGCCCAATTACCAATGCTATTCAATCAGTTTAATTTAAAATATGCGGTTTTCAGGAGGGGAATTGCAGATCATCTTCTTAAAGACAGGGAGTTTATCTGGAAATCTAATAGTGGTGATAAAATAAAATCTTTTAACATCTATCACTATGGCGTAATGGCATATCCTCCAAACGATGCTAATGAAGAATATTTTAATGAATTAATTTCTAAACTTGAAAAATTTGGTAATAGAGAACCATATATCTTATTTAATGGAGAAGATCAAAAACCTGTAAGAAAAAATCTTCAAAAATTAAATGAAGCTTCAGGTATGGATATAAAAATCGCTTCATTAGAAGATTCTCTAGACGAATTATTTGAGGCTAACAAAGACAACTTGAAAGAATATTCCGGCGAATTTACCTTTGGGCAATTTTCTAGAACTCACAAGTCTATTTTCTCAACAAGAGCAGATCTTAAAAATAAAAATAACTTCTTAGAAAGACTCATTTCTCACAAACTAGAGCCACTTATGAGTTTAGCTTATAATTTAGGATTAAGGTATGAATCAGAAATCATCGAGAAAATTTGGAGACTTATGCTTGATAATTCTGCCCACGATTCAATAGGAATGTGCAATTCAGACCTTACAAATAAATTTATAGAAAATCGCTACGATATAGCTTATGACTATGCTTCTAACCTTATTGATTTAATCTGTAGGAGAATTGGTGATAGGATACAGCCAAAAGATTTCTCATTCCAAGCCTATAACCTTTCTCCAAATAAGAGGGATGACTTCATTAAGTTTGAAATCCTTGTACCTTTTGAAAATTTTGAAATTAAAAGAGATGGCAAGAATATAGACTATCTAATCTTATCTAGAGAAGATTTTACTGATGACCTTAAAAAATCTCAAAAAGAAATAGGAGTCAATAATGAAGAATCTTCAAATCTTAATAATTATAACAGATTAAATAAGTTTGAAGTTCTAATTTTCGATTCATTTCTTCCAATGGGTTATCAAACTTATGATATAATTGAATCTAAAGAGTTAAAGGAATGCGAAATAAAGAAAACTTCCTGCGATTATATAGAAAATGAATTCTATAAAATAGTATTAGAGGATAATGGCCATATCAAGGTGGTTGGAGATAGTAATATATCAGAAATTTATCTAGAAAATAACGGTGACGAAGGAGATTCTTACGATTATTCAAGTCCAAGCAAAGATTTGTATATAAACGAAGGTACTGTAGATAATGTTAGGGTTGAAAAGAACATTTTCTTTGAAAAATTATCTTTTAATCTCAAAAGAATCCTACCATCTAATCTCAAAGATAGAGAAAAAGGCATTTTGAATGCTAATTTAGTTTCTAAAATAGATATTACCTTATACAAAGGAAAGAAATTTATTGAAGTAAGCCAAGAAACTACAAACCAAATCCATGAGCACAGAGATAGGTTAGTAGTGGCAAGCAAGATTTCTTCTGACTATTCTTTATCTGACAATCAATTTTCTACAATAATAAGAGAAGTTGATTATAACAAATACTCTAATTGGAAAGATGAAAAATGGGATGAAAAGCCAAGAGGAATCGAGCCAATGATTTCTTTTGCTGGTTTAGATTCTGATAAGACTGTGCAAGTTGTAAGTGATGGTGTTAGGGAGTACGAAATCCTAGATCATTCAAAAATAGCTCTTACAACTTTTAGATCAATACCATATCTAGGAAAAGAAAATCTTAATGATAGACCTGGTCGTGCATCTGGTGTATATAAAAAAGAATTAGGTCACGAAATGATGAGCAAAACTATCAAAACAAATTTTTATATTAGAGATTGTGATAAAAACTACTACGACATGCACAAGTTTGCCCATGACGCACTAAACAAACCTTTTGCATATCAAGCCGGAGAAATCCTAGATAATACTAATAATTTTGTAATTCCTAAGGACCACAAAGCATTAGATAAGGATTATTCCTTATTAGAAGTCGAAGGTAATGTAATTTTCTCAACACTCAAAAAAGAAGAATATGGCGACAAATTATTGTTGAGATTGTACAATCCTAATATAGACAAGGAAGAAGAATATAAAATCAAAGGTAAAACTTACAACACTTTCTTGGCAGACGAGCTGACAGAACTAGAAAGAACCAATGTAATTAAAGCAAGCGACTTAGCAAATCTCAAACTTAACTAG
- a CDS encoding PTS fructose transporter subunit IIC, whose product MAITKRKIGSDNISPKNINTNMKTSNSKFTEVQKHLMTGISYMIPVLIMGGLLGAISQLIPYVFLKIDPSVSIVDAMNSGNFTGTSLTMLNLADVLSKFGFTLFGFAIPIFAAFTANSIGGKTALICGFMGGIVANKPIERLVLTEGVFEGATPAPSGFLGGLLIAFIIGYFIKLLNEKIKVSHNWMAFKTTFLIPLIGILTTMILMLYVITPFGAFLNGQVKNLLESAGKSGQIVYSILLSIFTAFDLGGAVNKAAGFVATGFTVDKVMPITARVIAIVTPSIGLGLSTILDKYIVGRRVYDRQFKEAGKTSIFLAFMGISEGAIPFALENPAFTVPLYVIGSVIGSLFAVVTGAVQWFPESAIWAWPLVSGILQYVGGILIGSLFIAVINILYRNNQIKNGKLPEVNYE is encoded by the coding sequence ATGGCAATTACAAAAAGAAAAATCGGATCAGATAATATCAGTCCAAAAAATATTAATACCAACATGAAAACCTCAAATTCAAAATTTACCGAGGTACAAAAACACTTGATGACTGGTATTTCCTATATGATTCCTGTTTTAATCATGGGAGGACTTTTAGGTGCTATATCACAGCTTATTCCTTATGTATTTTTAAAAATAGATCCTTCAGTTTCAATTGTTGATGCTATGAATTCGGGTAATTTTACTGGAACTTCTCTTACAATGCTCAACTTAGCTGATGTATTGTCAAAATTTGGATTTACCCTATTTGGTTTTGCAATTCCAATTTTCGCTGCATTCACCGCTAACTCAATTGGTGGTAAGACCGCATTAATATGTGGTTTTATGGGTGGTATAGTTGCGAACAAGCCAATAGAACGACTAGTTTTAACCGAGGGAGTTTTTGAAGGAGCTACCCCTGCACCTTCTGGATTTTTAGGTGGTTTATTAATAGCTTTCATTATAGGTTACTTTATAAAGTTATTAAATGAAAAAATCAAAGTAAGTCACAATTGGATGGCTTTTAAAACAACATTCCTTATCCCATTAATTGGTATACTTACAACAATGATACTAATGCTATACGTTATAACTCCATTTGGTGCATTCTTAAATGGTCAAGTTAAAAACTTACTTGAATCTGCAGGAAAAAGTGGACAAATAGTTTACTCAATACTTCTATCTATATTTACAGCCTTTGACTTAGGTGGCGCTGTAAATAAAGCGGCAGGATTTGTTGCAACTGGATTTACAGTTGATAAAGTAATGCCTATTACAGCTAGAGTTATAGCAATCGTTACTCCTTCTATTGGTCTTGGCTTATCAACAATACTTGATAAATATATAGTAGGTAGAAGAGTTTATGATAGACAATTTAAAGAAGCTGGTAAAACTTCAATTTTCTTAGCATTCATGGGAATAAGTGAAGGTGCTATTCCATTTGCTCTTGAAAACCCAGCATTTACAGTTCCTCTTTACGTAATCGGTTCAGTAATTGGATCTCTATTTGCAGTTGTTACTGGAGCTGTTCAATGGTTCCCAGAATCAGCAATCTGGGCATGGCCTTTAGTATCAGGTATCCTACAATATGTCGGTGGTATATTAATCGGTTCCCTATTTATAGCCGTTATAAATATACTATACAGAAACAACCAAATTAAAAATGGTAAATTACCTGAGGTAAACTATGAATAA
- a CDS encoding PTS fructose transporter subunit IIB — MKKFVGLCACTMGLAHTFMAAEAIQKAAEKKGYECKIETQGSDGIQNELTAEDLAEADIILLSTAITPQNMERFEGYEVYEVSLAEAIKNPDGIIQEIEDDLNS, encoded by the coding sequence ATGAAGAAATTTGTTGGTTTATGTGCTTGCACTATGGGTTTAGCTCATACATTTATGGCTGCGGAAGCTATACAAAAAGCTGCCGAAAAAAAAGGTTATGAATGCAAAATAGAAACCCAAGGATCTGATGGCATCCAAAATGAACTCACAGCTGAAGACCTAGCAGAAGCTGATATTATTTTATTATCAACAGCTATCACTCCTCAAAATATGGAGAGGTTTGAAGGTTATGAGGTTTATGAAGTAAGTTTGGCTGAAGCAATCAAAAATCCTGATGGTATCATCCAAGAAATAGAAGACGACTTAAATAGCTAG
- a CDS encoding PTS sugar transporter subunit IIA: protein MYRENAIFDVDLKSQDECFDFLVDQAFKTGLISDKKSIKDELVKREEIMSTALLPPFAIPHAKSSNVLETSLIFLRLKDEIDWDGSMVKVVIALFSKDGDVHISLLANLSRKLVDAEFRDFCLNASEDEVFEKIQELGE from the coding sequence ATGTATCGTGAAAACGCTATCTTTGATGTAGACCTCAAAAGTCAGGACGAGTGTTTTGATTTCTTGGTTGACCAAGCTTTTAAGACTGGTCTAATTTCTGATAAGAAGTCCATCAAAGATGAATTAGTTAAGAGAGAAGAGATCATGAGCACAGCCTTGCTCCCACCTTTTGCTATTCCCCATGCAAAAAGTAGCAATGTCTTGGAGACTTCCTTAATTTTTTTAAGACTTAAAGATGAAATTGATTGGGATGGCTCTATGGTTAAGGTTGTTATTGCTCTATTTAGCAAAGACGGAGATGTTCACATTTCTCTACTTGCTAATCTCAGCAGAAAACTTGTAGATGCAGAATTTAGAGATTTTTGCCTAAACGCATCTGAAGATGAAGTATTTGAGAAAATACAAGAATTAGGAGAATAA
- a CDS encoding transposase yields MIQSTTDSVSGLFHKGNHKEAYAYSIQTSCDKNGWILGYKAYPANLHDSTTFPSFFNEKLEKYQPEKIVIDAGYKIPSIAKELVDKGIMPVLPYIKPKGRRNDKESFYPKQYKYDQTNDCYIYSENKILLYSTTNREGYRIYKSKKSLCENCPSLSKCTKSKSKVKVIIRHIRQEYIDYCE; encoded by the coding sequence ATCATCCAATCAACAACAGATTCAGTAAGTGGACTATTCCATAAAGGAAATCACAAAGAAGCATACGCCTACTCAATACAAACATCATGTGATAAAAATGGATGGATATTAGGATACAAAGCCTACCCAGCAAACCTACACGACTCCACAACCTTCCCATCATTCTTCAATGAAAAATTAGAAAAATACCAACCAGAAAAAATAGTAATTGATGCAGGATACAAAATACCATCGATAGCAAAAGAACTAGTAGATAAAGGAATAATGCCGGTATTACCATACATAAAACCAAAAGGAAGAAGAAACGATAAAGAATCATTCTATCCAAAACAATACAAATATGACCAAACAAACGACTGCTACATATATTCAGAAAACAAAATACTCCTCTACTCAACAACAAATAGAGAAGGCTACAGAATATATAAAAGCAAAAAGAGTTTATGTGAAAACTGTCCATCTTTAAGTAAGTGTACAAAGAGTAAAAGCAAAGTAAAAGTAATAATTAGACATATTCGGCAAGAATACATAGACTATTGCGAATAG